The following coding sequences lie in one Rutidosis leptorrhynchoides isolate AG116_Rl617_1_P2 chromosome 4, CSIRO_AGI_Rlap_v1, whole genome shotgun sequence genomic window:
- the LOC139842696 gene encoding uncharacterized protein, producing the protein MQNAYKMFDFIIDDSDDEKVVNFVKSLTEEEVEGEASSSRVPRTRIYIPRDREDAAVRERPDAVGLQSLTILQKCTAAIRQMTYGTTPDLFDEYIKIGEKTAALCLDNFVDAYFICASNDINVLNYSPLFNTIKEGTAPPSLLNVNGHHYEIGYYLCDGIYPDWAMLVKAPHNPIDEPRKKFKRFQESTRKDIERAFGVLQGRFAMLKTPARSMDFNKIRRHMYACVVLHNMIQENKGCVISKRHEKMIAAPSNRPIRLERDFRDRDVRVTEIRDRQVHNRLESDLTEHIWNLSPYFRATNINIDD; encoded by the exons ATGCAAAATGCATACAAAATGTTCGATTTTATCATTGATGATTCCGATGATGAAAAGGTGGTTAATTTTGTTAAGAGTTTAACGGAAGAAGAAGTGGAGGGAGAAGCGAGTAGTTCACGAGTCCCTCGAACACGGATTTATATTCCAAGGGATCGTGAAGATGCGGCTGTGAG GGAACGTCCAGATGCAGTTGGTCTTCAAAGTTTGACGATCCTACAAAAGTGCACCGCGGCCATACGTCAAATGACGTATGGAACTACACCAGATCTGTTTGACGAATACATAAAAATTGGCGAGAAAACGGCTGCTTTATGTTTAGATAATTTTGTAGATGCGTATTTCATTT GTGCAAGCAACGATATTAACGTTTTAAATTATTCACCGTTGTTTAACACTATAAAAGAGGGCACTGCTCCACCTTCACTGTTAAATGTAAACGGCCATCACTACGAGATAGGGTATTACCTATGTGATGGTATATACCCAGATTGGGCTATGTTGGTCAAAGCGCCCCACAATCCAATTGACGAACCGCGTAAAAAGTTTAAACGGTTTCAAGAAAGTACAAGGAAAGATATTGAACGTGCCTTCGGAGTACTACAAGGTAGATTTGCAATGTTAAAGACTCCGGCAAGATCTATGGAtttcaacaaaattagaagacatatGTACGCTTGTGTTGTATTACATAACATGATTCAAGAAAATAAAGGATGTGTGATTTCAAAAAGACATGAAAAAATGATTGCTGCACCAAGTAACCGACCTATTCGGTTAGAAAGGGATTTTAGGGATCGAGATGTCAGGGTTACGGAAATCAGAGATAGGCAAGTTCACAATCGGCTGGAGTCAGATTTAACTGAGCACATATGGAATTTATCACCTTATTTTCgtgctactaatattaatattgatgattaa